From Bosea sp. NBC_00550, the proteins below share one genomic window:
- a CDS encoding N-acetylmuramoyl-L-alanine amidase, translated as MPRGFAWRAAIVAAACGLAIVTSRAWAEGKPQSEYPVATDARIEQSGESVRLTMTLSSIVEVDAWVQASPDRVIVEMPSTNFQIQPSARKAAGFVSGYRYGLFTADKARIIIDLAQPATIARTEMKTVRGGFGELTIELRKAARAEFLAEAGKAKKPQEAAALPVMPAVPSKPAGESRRTIVIDPGHGGIDPGTLVASIAEKSVVLAFGKALKEQLEASGRYRIVMTRDDDRFVALSERVQVGRAEQADLFISIHADSLVQAQDVRGATVYTRSERATDADAARLAAKENEADSAAGLETSEEVQDVAGILMDLARRETRTFSGVFARNLVDKLGGSIKMHKIPLRSARFWVLSAPDVPSVLIELGYMSSPKDAELLNSPEWRGKAVTAVSGAIDNYFARERASVGRAAENRN; from the coding sequence TTGCCGCGCGGTTTCGCATGGCGGGCCGCCATCGTTGCGGCCGCCTGCGGTCTCGCGATCGTCACATCGCGTGCATGGGCCGAGGGCAAGCCGCAGAGCGAATATCCGGTCGCAACCGACGCCCGCATCGAGCAGAGCGGCGAGAGCGTGCGCTTGACCATGACGCTCTCGTCCATCGTGGAGGTCGATGCCTGGGTGCAGGCCTCTCCCGATCGCGTCATCGTCGAGATGCCCTCGACCAATTTCCAGATTCAGCCCAGTGCCAGGAAGGCGGCCGGTTTCGTCAGCGGCTATCGCTACGGCTTGTTCACGGCCGACAAGGCGCGAATCATCATCGACCTGGCCCAGCCCGCGACGATCGCCAGGACAGAGATGAAGACCGTGCGTGGCGGCTTTGGCGAGCTGACGATCGAGCTCAGGAAAGCGGCGCGGGCCGAATTCCTGGCCGAAGCGGGCAAGGCGAAGAAGCCCCAGGAAGCCGCGGCACTCCCCGTCATGCCGGCCGTGCCTTCCAAGCCTGCCGGCGAGTCGCGCCGCACCATCGTCATCGATCCCGGCCATGGCGGCATCGATCCGGGTACGCTGGTCGCCTCCATCGCCGAGAAATCGGTCGTGCTCGCCTTCGGCAAGGCGCTCAAGGAACAGCTCGAGGCCAGCGGTCGCTACCGCATCGTGATGACGCGCGACGACGACCGGTTCGTAGCGCTGTCCGAGCGGGTGCAGGTCGGGCGTGCCGAGCAGGCGGACCTCTTCATCTCGATCCATGCCGATTCGCTGGTGCAGGCGCAGGATGTGCGCGGCGCCACGGTCTATACGCGCTCCGAACGGGCGACCGACGCCGACGCGGCCAGGCTCGCCGCAAAGGAAAATGAGGCCGACTCTGCCGCCGGCCTGGAAACGAGCGAGGAGGTCCAGGACGTCGCCGGCATCCTGATGGACCTCGCCCGCAGGGAGACGCGGACCTTCTCCGGCGTCTTCGCCCGCAATCTCGTCGACAAGCTCGGCGGCTCGATCAAGATGCACAAGATCCCGCTGCGCTCCGCGCGATTCTGGGTTCTGAGCGCGCCGGATGTGCCGTCGGTGCTGATCGAGCTCGGCTATATGTCGAGCCCGAAGGACGCCGAACTGCTGAACTCGCCGGAATGGCGGGGCAAGGCCGTGACGGCGGTTTCCGGTGCGATCGACAATTATTTCGCACGCGAACGCGCCTCTGTCGGGCGGGCGGCGGAGAACCGGAACTAG
- a CDS encoding ribonuclease E/G codes for MANKMLIDATHPEETRVVVVRGSRVEEFDFESASRKPLRGNIYLAKVTRVEPSLQAAFVEYGGNRHGFLAFSEIHPDYYQIPVADRQALIDDEARAERDEERDEERREKRGRRDRGRRGDRDNRAKKAVADETVSAEVETNGEDAGERVETDGKEAAMVNEGAPAFGEFFAPDVAESTSEDVAENAAPLTFETTEAGTPDESSTEAVSEEQTETQARKPSEDGDDEDHGEDAEEQPEQLGGGDALDDMPERPHRQSRRQYKIQEVIKRRQIILVQVVKEERGNKGAALTTYLSLAGRYSVLMPNTGKGGGISRKITNAEDRKRLKEIAQELEVPDGMGLILRTAGASRTKVEIRRDYEYLMRMWESVRELTLASVAPALVYEEGNLVKRSIRDLYNKDIDEVHVAGDEAYREAKDFMRMLMPSHAKSVKPYRDQTPLFAAFGVESQLDAMFSNTVTLKSGGYIVINQTEALVAIDINSGRSTREHNIEDTALKTNLEAAEEISRQLRLRDLAGLIVIDFIDMEENRNNRAVEKKLKECLKDDRARIQVGRISAFGLLEMSRQRIRTGVLESSSVPCPHCAGAGMIRSTPSVALQILRALEETLIKSASHNLTVRTRPEVALYVLNQKRAHLADLEARFAIAITIATDGNLIGTRYFEVERGEFVGNEARVVPTSFKAEAIASDVDDEALDAAAEAAALDAETGGNETTAAEAQEERGEGERSEGERGESDRDGNRRRRRRRRRRRGGERDGQGQQLDGSQSDDDAEGDEGEDGEDAAESNDNQVVAETVIEAVAIDATEPAAEEAAPVETAKPKRSRARKPKAEAAKETEAKEAEVKAEAVVAEAAPAEGEKPKRSRSRKKVVPITEGGEAAAEAAPAEAKPAAAAQPAEEPAAPAEPAAAPEPAPAPAPVEEPVAVVLTPADPSRPKRGGWWNKLAGRS; via the coding sequence ATGGCCAACAAGATGCTTATCGATGCCACCCACCCGGAAGAGACCCGGGTCGTGGTGGTCCGCGGATCGCGCGTCGAGGAATTTGATTTCGAATCCGCCAGCCGAAAGCCACTCCGGGGCAATATCTATCTCGCCAAGGTGACGCGCGTGGAGCCCTCGCTCCAGGCGGCCTTCGTCGAGTATGGCGGCAACCGCCACGGGTTCCTCGCCTTCTCCGAGATCCATCCCGACTATTACCAGATTCCGGTCGCCGACCGGCAGGCGCTCATCGACGACGAGGCGCGCGCCGAGCGTGACGAGGAACGCGACGAGGAGCGCCGCGAGAAGCGCGGCCGCCGCGACCGCGGCCGCCGTGGCGACCGCGACAACCGCGCCAAGAAGGCCGTGGCCGACGAGACCGTCTCGGCCGAGGTCGAGACCAATGGCGAGGATGCCGGGGAGCGCGTCGAGACCGACGGCAAGGAAGCCGCCATGGTCAACGAGGGCGCGCCCGCCTTCGGTGAGTTCTTCGCTCCGGATGTCGCCGAATCGACGAGCGAGGACGTCGCCGAGAACGCGGCCCCGCTGACCTTTGAGACCACGGAAGCCGGCACGCCGGACGAGTCGTCGACGGAGGCCGTCTCCGAGGAGCAGACCGAGACACAGGCCCGCAAGCCATCCGAGGATGGCGACGACGAAGATCATGGCGAGGATGCCGAGGAGCAGCCCGAGCAGCTCGGCGGCGGCGACGCCCTCGACGACATGCCGGAGCGTCCGCACCGCCAGTCGCGCCGCCAGTACAAGATCCAGGAGGTGATCAAGCGCCGCCAGATCATCCTGGTCCAGGTCGTCAAGGAAGAGCGCGGCAACAAGGGCGCGGCGCTGACCACCTATCTCTCGCTCGCCGGCCGCTATTCGGTGCTGATGCCGAACACCGGCAAGGGCGGCGGCATCTCGCGCAAGATCACCAATGCCGAGGACCGCAAGCGCCTCAAGGAGATCGCCCAGGAGCTCGAGGTTCCGGATGGGATGGGCCTGATCCTGCGCACGGCCGGTGCCTCGCGTACCAAGGTCGAAATCCGGCGCGATTACGAATACCTGATGCGGATGTGGGAGAGCGTGCGCGAGTTGACGCTGGCCTCCGTCGCTCCGGCGCTGGTCTATGAGGAGGGCAACCTCGTCAAGCGCTCGATCCGCGATCTCTACAACAAGGACATCGACGAGGTTCACGTCGCCGGCGACGAGGCCTATCGCGAGGCCAAGGACTTCATGCGCATGCTCATGCCGAGCCATGCCAAGAGCGTGAAGCCCTATCGCGACCAGACCCCGCTCTTCGCCGCCTTCGGCGTCGAGAGCCAGCTCGACGCGATGTTCTCCAACACGGTGACGCTGAAGTCCGGCGGCTACATCGTCATCAATCAGACGGAAGCCCTGGTCGCGATCGACATCAACTCCGGGCGCTCGACCCGCGAGCACAATATCGAGGACACCGCCCTCAAGACCAATCTCGAAGCTGCCGAGGAAATCTCCCGTCAGCTCCGCCTGCGCGACCTTGCCGGCCTGATCGTGATCGATTTCATCGACATGGAGGAGAACCGGAACAACCGCGCGGTCGAGAAGAAGCTGAAGGAGTGCCTCAAGGACGATCGCGCCCGCATCCAGGTCGGCCGCATCTCCGCCTTCGGCCTGCTCGAGATGTCGCGCCAGCGCATCCGCACCGGCGTGCTGGAGAGCTCCTCGGTCCCCTGCCCGCACTGCGCCGGCGCCGGCATGATCCGCTCGACGCCGTCCGTCGCGCTGCAGATCCTGCGCGCGCTGGAGGAGACGCTGATCAAGAGCGCCTCGCACAACCTGACCGTCCGCACCCGGCCGGAAGTCGCGCTCTATGTCCTCAACCAGAAGCGCGCCCATCTCGCCGATCTCGAGGCACGCTTCGCCATCGCGATCACGATCGCGACCGACGGCAACCTGATCGGCACGCGCTACTTCGAGGTCGAGCGCGGCGAGTTCGTCGGCAATGAAGCCCGCGTCGTTCCGACGAGCTTCAAGGCCGAGGCAATCGCCTCCGACGTCGATGACGAGGCGCTCGATGCGGCGGCCGAGGCAGCCGCGCTCGACGCCGAGACCGGCGGCAACGAGACGACGGCCGCCGAAGCCCAGGAAGAACGCGGCGAAGGCGAGCGCAGTGAAGGCGAGCGCGGCGAAAGCGATCGTGACGGCAACCGGCGGCGCCGGCGCCGGCGTCGTCGGCGGCGCGGCGGCGAGCGTGACGGCCAGGGCCAGCAGCTCGACGGAAGCCAGTCGGACGACGATGCCGAAGGTGACGAGGGCGAGGACGGCGAGGACGCTGCCGAGTCCAACGACAATCAGGTGGTCGCCGAGACCGTGATCGAGGCCGTTGCCATCGACGCGACGGAGCCGGCCGCGGAAGAGGCCGCCCCCGTCGAGACCGCCAAGCCGAAGCGCAGCCGCGCCCGCAAGCCGAAGGCGGAAGCCGCCAAGGAAACCGAGGCCAAGGAAGCCGAGGTGAAGGCCGAGGCGGTCGTCGCCGAAGCCGCCCCGGCGGAGGGCGAGAAGCCCAAGCGCAGCCGTTCGCGCAAGAAGGTGGTGCCGATCACCGAAGGCGGGGAAGCTGCTGCCGAGGCCGCTCCCGCCGAGGCAAAGCCCGCTGCGGCGGCTCAGCCTGCCGAGGAACCGGCGGCACCGGCCGAGCCTGCCGCTGCGCCGGAACCCGCACCTGCCCCGGCGCCGGTCGAGGAGCCCGTCGCGGTCGTGCTGACCCCGGCCGATCCGAGCCGGCCCAAGCGCGGCGGCTGGTGGAACAAGCTTGCCGGCCGCTCCTGA